CAAGGAGGCATTTGTCTTTTTTGTTAATCCGGATAATAAAGTAGATAGTTTAGATGTTTCTGAGATTCAGAGCGTTTATTCTGGGAAAATAATGAATTGGTCTGAGCTCGGAGGTAAGAACGAAAGAATAATAGCCTTTCAACGACCGAAAAATTCAGGCAGTCAAACGCTGCTGGAAAAAATAATGGGCGACACGCCAATCATGGAGCCTTTGAAGGAAGATGTTCCAGAAGGGATGGGCGGGATTATTGAACAAGTTGCCGACTACCGAAATTATGATAATTCAATTGGATTCTCCTTTCGTTTTTTTGCAACCGGAATGAGAGACAATTCAAATATTAAACTACTTGCTATCGATGGAATCGAACCATCTCCAGAGAATATTGCCAGCGGAAAATATCCTTTTACTGCAAACCTTTATGCGGTAACATTAAAGGATAACAATAAGACCACAATAGAACCCTTTTTGGAGTGGATGAAGGGTCCTCAGGGTCAAGAAATTATCGAAAAAATAGGTTATATAAAAAACTAAGCCTTGATGGAGGAATTGTAGATGGAAAAGGTAAGATGGGGAATTTTAAGTACCGCAAAAATAGCACAAAAATCATTAATACCGGCATTTGAACGTGCAAATAATGCAGTGGTCACAGGAATTGCTTCAAGCAGTGGAAAAGCTGAAGAGGCTGCAGCGCAATTTAATATAGCAAAGGCATACAGTAGTTATGAAGCAATGCTGCAAGATCCGGATATAGATGCAGTTTATATCCCGCTGCCAAACCATTTACATAAAAAGTGGACATTTGAAGCGGCCAAACGTGGAAAGCACATTCTATGTGAAAAACCAGCGTCCTTAACAGCAGAGGAAACGAAAGAAATGGTTGATTTTTGCCGTGAGAGTAATGTTAAATTCATGGAAGCTTTTATGTATCAATTTCACCCGCAGCATGAACGGGTGAGAGAAATCATTAAAAGTGGTGAGATTGGTGAAGTTAAATATATGCGGGCCAGCTTTTCATTTTTCCTTGCCCAGCCAGAAGGTAATGTCAGAATGGATTCAGAGAAAGGTGGAGGAAGTCTCTATGACGTAGGCTGTTATGCGATTCATTCTATTCGGAAAATATTAGGTGCTGAGCCAGTAGAAGTCGATGTTCACGCCAATATCCATTCAGACTATCAAGTAGACACATCTGCCTTTGGTTATATGAAAATGGAAAATGGCGTTCATGCTCTTTTTGATTGCAGCTTTGATATGGTGTTTAGAGCAGAGTATGAAGTGATTGGGACTGAGGGGCAAATAAAGGTTCCTAGAGCATTCCGCCCTGATAATCATGGGGGAGAAGGACTTGTTATAGTTCAAATAGGAGAAGAAACAAGAGAAGAAAAAATAGTTGCTGATATCTATCGAGAAGAGGTTGAGCATATCTCGCAGGTAATTCTGGAGAATGGCGAGCCTTCTTATTCAGGTGAAAATGCCATACAAAATATGCGTGTCATCGAGGCATGCTATCAATCTATTCATACAGGAAATATTATTAAATTAGTATAATAAAAAAGCAGCACAATCCCTTTGGATGATTAGGGATTGTGCTGTTTTTTTGTTTTCTGCTAGTATTAATTTCCAGTATAAACATAGTGTTTTACCACTTTAACAAGAAATAGTATGATAGGGAGAGGCAGAATTTTCAGAGATATCAAATAAAGGGGGAACTGAGCCTGATCACACTAGTTACAGACAAAGGCACCTTCAAAAAAGTGGTTTGAATTATTTGATTTTTTGTACAAATACGGTACTATTATTACAATCTTAGCTTTAAAGGTTATTTTTTCAATTACTAGTCCAGCTTTTATGGATAGAGCAAATATCGTTAACATTCTAAGGTCTATTTCAAATGTCATATGCTAATGGCCTTCGCAGCCATGTTTAACATTAACTTATTATAAAAAGAAATAATTTGGAGGGGTTCGTAATGAAGGATTTCACAATTGAATATTTCACCATGACGGAAGGTGACGCGATTGATTATGCAAAAGCAATCAAACTTTTTCCAGAAGAAGCGGAATTGACTTGTAAAGAAATTGGTGACGGTAACTTAAACTATGTTTTTAAAATAGAAGATGTAAAAAACAATCAGTCTATCATTATTAAGCAAGCCGGACCAGTGGCACGAATCTCTGATGAATTTAAACTTTCACCAGATCGGAACCGGATTGAAAGTGAAATACTGGGACTACAATACAAACTAGCCCCTGGTTTTGTACCAAAGGTTTATAATTATGATCCGATTATGAACTGCACGGTAATGGATGATTTATCAGATCATGAGATTATGAGAAGTGCTTTAGGAAAACATAAGAAATTCCCTTTGTTTGCTGACCATATTTCTACTTTTCTAGTAAATACCTTATTATTAACATCTGATGTAGTGGTTGAGCATAAAGAAAAGAAAGAATTAGTTAAGCAATTCATCAACCCAGAGCTTTGTGAAATAACGGAAGATTTGGTTTATACAGAGCCTTTTTATGATTGCCCTCGTAATGAAGTGTTTGAAAGATCGAGGGAATTTGTAAAAGAAAACATTTGGAATGATAAAAAATTAGTACTAGAAAGTGCGAAACTGAAATTTGAGTTTTTGACAAATGCTCAGTCGTTGCTACATGGTGATCTTCACACGGGATCTATTTTTATAAAAGAAGATTCTACCAAGGTAATTGACCCTGAATTCGCTTTTTATGGACCAGCTGGCTATGATATTGGAAATGTGATTGCCAATCTCATTTTTGCCTATGCAAATGGCAAGTTTACGATTGAAGATGAAGAAACAAGAGAAGAGTATTTAAATTATCTTGTCACAACCATTAAAGATGTTGTAAATTTATTTACAGTTAAATTCAACAAAGCCTGGGACGAAAATGCAACAGAACGAGTGGCAGGCTATGAAGGATTTAAGGAATATTATTTAGATACTATTTTAAGAGATACTGCAGCTGTGGCGGGACTCGAACTTCTACGAAGAGTTATTGGACTTGCAAAGGTGAAGGATTTAACTTTGATTGAGGACGCTGAAGCTAGAGTGCTAGCAGAAACAATTTG
This Neobacillus sp. YX16 DNA region includes the following protein-coding sequences:
- a CDS encoding Gfo/Idh/MocA family oxidoreductase, with amino-acid sequence MEKVRWGILSTAKIAQKSLIPAFERANNAVVTGIASSSGKAEEAAAQFNIAKAYSSYEAMLQDPDIDAVYIPLPNHLHKKWTFEAAKRGKHILCEKPASLTAEETKEMVDFCRESNVKFMEAFMYQFHPQHERVREIIKSGEIGEVKYMRASFSFFLAQPEGNVRMDSEKGGGSLYDVGCYAIHSIRKILGAEPVEVDVHANIHSDYQVDTSAFGYMKMENGVHALFDCSFDMVFRAEYEVIGTEGQIKVPRAFRPDNHGGEGLVIVQIGEETREEKIVADIYREEVEHISQVILENGEPSYSGENAIQNMRVIEACYQSIHTGNIIKLV
- the mtnK gene encoding S-methyl-5-thioribose kinase, producing MKDFTIEYFTMTEGDAIDYAKAIKLFPEEAELTCKEIGDGNLNYVFKIEDVKNNQSIIIKQAGPVARISDEFKLSPDRNRIESEILGLQYKLAPGFVPKVYNYDPIMNCTVMDDLSDHEIMRSALGKHKKFPLFADHISTFLVNTLLLTSDVVVEHKEKKELVKQFINPELCEITEDLVYTEPFYDCPRNEVFERSREFVKENIWNDKKLVLESAKLKFEFLTNAQSLLHGDLHTGSIFIKEDSTKVIDPEFAFYGPAGYDIGNVIANLIFAYANGKFTIEDEETREEYLNYLVTTIKDVVNLFTVKFNKAWDENATERVAGYEGFKEYYLDTILRDTAAVAGLELLRRVIGLAKVKDLTLIEDAEARVLAETICLTVGKTFILNRESIKTGADFISVIQSAELTSVKGA